A single region of the Nicotiana sylvestris chromosome 6, ASM39365v2, whole genome shotgun sequence genome encodes:
- the LOC104215911 gene encoding probable protein phosphatase 2C 55 — protein sequence MAVCGSRTSHIGHFVGNMTARRLQYGLSVNSSTVSYSNRSIENVRKASISLRNEGQPHNFMLSQYFRTSVAKRRGNLNPYEGFGLEGFRILSPAHFSCGTTSPPGMSSINSQGKERAATTADSSEGKIHLKLNSGSFYLPHPAKVKTGGEDAHFIYGPAQAIGVADGVGGWADLGIDAGEYARELMSNSISAIQEEPKDSIDLIKVLEKAHMRTNARGSSTACIIALADEGLIAVNLGDSGFMLVRDGSAIFKSPAQLHSFNFPYQLEGSSAGDLPSLAEVFKIAVAPGDVVIAGTDGLFDNLYDTDITGVVVHAVESGLEPETTAQKIAALAQQRAMDPTKPSPFSDAAKEAGFEYHGGKLDDITVVVSYVNNDSDP from the coding sequence ATGGCTGTTTGTGGTTCAAGAACTTCTCATATTGGTCATTTTGTTGGCAATATGACTGCTAGGCGCCTGCAATATGGTTTGTCGGTAAATAGCAGCACCGTCTCTTACAGCAATAGAAGCATTGAGAATGTTAGAAAAGCCAGTATTAGTTTGAGAAATGAAGGCCAGCCCCACAATTTCATGTTATCTCAATATTTCAGAACTAGTGTTGCAAAGAGGAGGGGCAATTTGAATCCATACGAAGGATTTGGTTTAGAAGGTTTTCGCATTTTATCACCTGCGCATTTCTCTTGTGGAACTACTTCTCCTCCTGGCATGTCTTCTATTAATTCTCAGGGAAAGGAACGTGCTGCAACTACTGCTGATTCTTCTGAAGGAAAGATACACCTGAAGCTGAATTCGGGATCATTTTACCTGCCTCATCCTGCTAAAGTAAAAACTGGTGGAGAGGATGCTCATTTTATTTATGGCCCTGCACAAGCTATAGGTGTAGCTGATGGGGTCGGTGGATGGGCTGATCTTGGTATTGATGCGGGGGAATATGCCCGTGAACTAATGTCTAACTCTATATCTGCGATACAAGAGGAACCTAAGGATTCTATTGACCTAATCAAGGTCCTTGAGAAAGCTCACATGAGAACAAATGCAAGAGGTTCTTCGACTGCTTGTATTATTGCGCTCGCTGATGAAGGTCTTATTGCTGTTAATTTAGGAGACAGCGGATTTATGTTGGTTAGAGATGGATCTGCTATATTTAAATCCCCTGCACAACTGCACAGTTTTAATTTTCCATATCAACTGGAGGGCAGTAGTGCTGGTGATTTGCCTAGCTTGGCTGAGGTGTTTAAAATTGCAGTTGCTCCAGGAGATGTCGTAATTGCTGGTACGGACGGGCTTTTTGACAATTTATATGACACAGATATCACTGGCGTTGTGGTTCATGCTGTGGAATCTGGCTTAGAGCCAGAGACGACAGCTCAAAAGATAGCAGCATTGGCACAACAAAGAGCAATGGACCCAACTAAGCCGTCCCCTTTCTCTGATGCAGCCAAAGAGGCCGGATTTGAGTACCACGGGGGAAAACTTGATGACATAACCGTAGTTGTTTCTTATGTAAATAATGACAGCGATCCATAA
- the LOC104215910 gene encoding electron transfer flavoprotein subunit alpha, mitochondrial: MASGRILFAFRNLSITARITPYRSLSTLVLAEHEGGSIKTSSLSAVEAAKSLDGDNSVSLLLAGSGQSLKEAAAHAASSHPSISQVLIADSDKFTYPLAEPWARLVHLVQQRGGYSHIIAASGSFGKNVLPRAAALLDISPITDVTKISGSNLFIRPIYAGNALSTVRYTGSSPCMLSIRATSFPIASLPADSKSDAASIDQVDLSTLDEDDSVGKSRYIKLSSQNVERPDLGNAHIVVTGGRGVKSAENFKMIDKLAEKIGAAVGATRAAVDAGFVPNDLQVGQTGKIVAPELYMAFGVSGAIQHIAGMRDSKVIVAVNKDADAPIFQVADYGLVGDLFEVIPELLEKIPEKK; this comes from the exons ATGGCCAGTGGAAGGATACTCTTCGCATTCAGAAACCTCTCCATCACTGCACGTATAACCCCTTATCGATCT CTTAGTACATTGGTATTAGCTGAGCATGAAGGAGGATCAATCAAAACCTCATCATTAAGTGCTGTGGAGGCTGCAAAATCTTTAGATGGGGACAATTCTGTATCGTTGCTACTTGCTGGATCCGGTCAATCCCTTAAGGAAGCTGCGGCACATGCTGCTTCATCCCACCCTTCCATTTCTCAG GTCCTAATTGCTGATTCTGACAAATTTACCTATCCGTTGGCTGAACCATGGGCCAGATTAGTCCATCTGGTTCAGCAGAGAGGTGGCTACTCACACATAATCGCTGCATCAGGTTCATTTGGGAAAAATGTATTACCGCGTGCAGCAGCCCTTCTGGACATTTCTCCAATTACTGATGTCACTAAGATATCTGGATCAAACCTCTTTATTAG GCCAATATATGCAGGAAATGCTCTTTCCACAGTTCGTTACACAGGTTCCAGCCCATGTATGTTGAGCATTAGAGCTACATCTTTTCCCATTGCTTCATTACCAGCTGATTCGAAATCTGATGCTGCCTCAATAGATCAAGTTGATCTTTCAACCTTGGATGAAG ATGATTCAGTTGGTAAATCAAGATATATAAAGCTTTCCTCCCAAAATGTGGAACGTCCGGATCTTGGAAATGCACATATTGTAGTTACTGGGGGACGAGGTGTAAAGAGTGCTGAGAACTTCAAAATGATAGATAAGCTCGCAGAGAAAATTGGTGCTGCAG TTGGTGCCACTCGTGCTGCAGTTGATGCTGGATTTGTTCCCAATGACCTCCAG GTTGGCCAGACTGGAAAAATTGTTGCCCCAGAATTGTATATGGCTTTTGGGGTTTCTGGGGCGATTCAACACATAGCAGGCATGAGAGATTCCAAGGTCATTGTTGCTGTGAATAAAGATGCGGATGCACCCATATTCCAG GTTGCTGATTATGGACTTGTGGGTGATCTTTTCGAGGTCATTCCGGAGTTATTAGAGAAAATTCCTGAGAAAAAGTAG